The following DNA comes from Anopheles arabiensis isolate DONGOLA chromosome 3, AaraD3, whole genome shotgun sequence.
TGGTGTGTGGTGTTCAAGTGAACCAAATACGAAACAAATCACGGATTACAATACCATCCTCTACCAAAGATCATCATACTTTGTAGGAGTTTCATCGATATAAGCAAAACTTGTGGCAGCATAAAGCGAACTACAATtgaacaacaacgacgacgccGACGCCAACGTGTCTCCCAGCGGGCCAACTTGAACCGGAAATAGCCGGTGCCGACGATATTTGCAGCACAATCTAAAACAACCAACACAAGGGCCGCGACAAAATGAGCAAATTCTATTCgatttttatgcaaatgtgTGTGATCGCCGCATCGATGCAGACTGGTAAGTGGAAAGTCGGATGTGAGTGAACGACGTTTGCTGAGAAGAATAGAGGATGTAGGACTGTAGAACGTTTCCATTGTCGAGAACAAGGCATATTGGTGGACAGTTCTCCAAACTAATATCTTTATTATACTGGAATGGCTACTATCCAAAACACATTAAGCGTATCTGCTTAAGCGAGCTCTCCATAGTGTCTCGCCCGCGTACGAGTGGGCCGGACATGTCCTGTGTCCACACAGTCCGCTCAGACATTGAAAAGGTGCATTGCATTCCCCACAAATTGTGTCGTGCTGCTGGCACAAATGAGTCATGCCCGTTTCTAAATTAGCTGCAACCTGTGTGACACAGTGCCCCTCCTCCTTACCTCAGAGCGCAGACGGCGTCCATCACGCCAGACTATTAGCGAAAGGCAAAGCGGTTAAGATATTTTTGGCCCAAAGGAGCTCCTACACACCAAGAGGCATAGAtttctcctttctttcttcttacCAACAACCACAAACAAGAGCTTGTTTGGTCTACAGCGATGCCCATCCCCTCCTCAGTGACGTTGATCGTTCCCACTGAGTGtcagactgtgtgtgtgtgttacttaGCTTACTTTCATAAACTAAGACCCATTGAGAAAGATCGAGTGACACCTGTCGCAATTCATCTGCGAGTTACAGTTCCTCTTTTTGTTATTGTATATTTTACCCCACCTGTCACCTGTCTGCACATTGCCTGCTTTCTGTCCCATAATTTTGAAACGCATCGCAACAataatggaatgaaaaatgagctaCAGTGACTCACTTTTCATCGCATAGGCGTGCAATAGACCCAATCCCCGTAGAGTCGGGCCCGTTCCGTTGATGCTAAATAATGGTTGCATAAAGCCACCAAGGAGAGTCAGAGATAGCGTAAGATTGCCGGGATTCCGCTGTTGCCGTTTGGAACGCTGAAAAATGGGATGAAAAATGACCTTCGGCTCGGTTCGGTTGTTGGGTTTTGCGGTTTGGCGGAGTCGTCGTCTCTGCTTGCTCAGGTTCACGCACGGATTATCCGAGGGAAAGCGTGTTGTGCAATCGTTCGTTGTGTGCCGCCTTTGCGGGAGgccccagtttttttttgcatcgtgCGTGGGCTTCCCCTTAATGCGGCCCCTTTGATGTGGTCACGTACGATGGCGATGGAACGTAGTGGATGGTACGCGTAACCGAGGTTGAGtggttttggttggttttgagCAATTACCCGAACTTCATTACAGCACTAGCGATGGTTGGGAGTAGAGAGTATGCGTTATGGTTTGTTGAGGAAAGATTTGTGTGGTTTTAAGTTGATATACGTCACATTCTTCTATGCTCTAGAGCGCTTGAAATCCATTACATGTTTAGCTATTAATTGACATTTTTAAGCTTTAAAGTATGATATGCAAACGCCcgcaatatttattttatcatctTTATTTTAGCTGCAGTGAAAAGTAAGCATTTAATGGTAATACATTTCGAATTCcaatttttaacatttatttttaattcaaatgcATTTTTCGTAGTGTaaattttctacaaaaaaaaaactcaaaaggATAATTTAAAAACCATCCTAACTCAAATTAATTATCAACATCTGGACTTCATTTGCGTATGATGATTACACTGAACGCAAACATCATTCCATCAGCAGAAGCCCGTTCTACCGTAAATTGcattttccccattttctgCCGCTGTAAATTGCAATCATTCCACGAATGCATCAAACAACCTCCCAGggcacattcacacacaaacgcgcactCCCACCCATCCCAATGCAATCTCATCTCACGTTGCGAATGTTTGAAGTTTTgctccacacatacacacacacacatcgaggaTCCATAAGGAATTCCGTGCTCTTGCCTTTGAAAATGCCAACTAACCGTAATACGGCGCTGCCGTCCATTCTTCTTGCGCGAGTTTTGTGCAGCCCCAAGTTTTATCCGGTCTTCACGTCTATACTACGGACATCTCCGAGCGTACGTGCCTTCGTTTGATTGGGCTGGATTAGGTTAAGTGTGACGATGAGGTGCGAGTGCAAATGTTGCATTTCCAGGGTGGCAGCAGCTAGAGCTACCGACGGTAGACGGTAGACAGCCTCAACAAAAGGAGATGAAGATAACGAAAAACCAATTCCCACAGCTAACACACCAACCTGTCGTCTTACTGCGATCTAACAGGCCCAAAGGACTACAGGAGGTACagggaagaaaaggaaggaatttGAGTCGAGTCCTTTCATCACCAAACAGAGCGAAACCTAATGAACCGCTCAAAATGAACGATTAGGTAATCTTCCGATCGGTACTGCCTTGCCCTGCCCAAAAGCAACCCGACGGCACAGTGGACGGCACGGCACGATCTCAAGATCCTGCCTGGGCAAAGTAACACGTGCCGAAACTCCTtccgaacgtgtgtgtgtttgctcttGGAGCCGAATTCGAAGTGAGAAACTTTCACACGGTCCCATTTTCTTCCCAACACACGGTTTGTTGTCTGGGGTACACTGTGTTTTATGTGCTTTGCACTGTACTTAAACGGTTGTGCTATCGTGTTCCGCCCGTTGAAGGTATGCCGCTGCACCTGCACCCATCGGACGCCGTGGTCGTTGTCTTAGCCGGGGGGAAGGGGGCAGTCTTTGGGTGAATGGTGGTGCCGGACAAAGGGAAAAACTAATTTGTATTTATGTGCCCATCCAACCCGTGGCATGGGAAAATTGTGTTACGCTCTTTGCTAACACACACGACTACGACACCGTCCGACATGCAGTACCGgaaccatgcgtctccatcgactcggcgtcgtcgtcgttccgTTGCATTACATGCCACGGTAGCGGTTCGGTTAATgtaatgtgtgcgtgttttttctcgttttttttaactgcCACACACTCTggggatggtgtgtgtgttggtttcttTTACGACATTGCGCTTTAAATGCCACGCTTAAATATGCTACATGCACTTCATAGTGGGAAATATTACTCCATTACTGTGTTTGTTGCAAAACTGGCACGCTTCACGGCGTGATCGCTAATGGAACATAATTTTAGTCCCTCCCTACCCAGCCCCAGGTTCTTTTGTACGAAAAGAACAACTTAATGGGCCTGCCTGGGTGTGTTTAGTGTTGCAACTTAATAGTAAAGTGCTTTGTGCTGGCTGCTTGCTTTCCCAGGGCGACactccctttttttctgcatCATAAAACCAACCTAAAAGCAGACTGCCCTATAGTTCCGATGATGTCCTGTCATGGATGATTGTATTTCTTAAAAAAAGGACAATTTTCCAATGATGTTTGTAAAAGGAACTGTCAACCTTTTGGCAcacaaaatagcaaaaatgACATAAAATTGTGTGTCATTCTTGGGCTGCTATCCTCCAGAGCTTCAGCATGCCATTATCACCATGACGAGTTAAATAACACGCTTATCGTATCCTTCTCTTCCACGACCCAAATCCTATTAGATTTGTTTAAACTTATGTTTAAATTACATCTCAAAATGATGATTCCAACGTGATTGaatgaaaacacattttaatctACAATACAGTAAATGGCAGTAAGGGCAGCTCTAGCAAAGCCTTACCCGAAACACATTAAACCATTCTTGCAAAATGCCGGTGCTAACGAAACCGACTCCCTTTCTCTCGTTACATGCTACCCGCTACCGACACGATGATGGACGACGACAGGCCTTTGCATCAAATGCTACAACTGTGACTCCACCAGCAACGAAGAGTGTATGGATCTGAAGCGCAACTCTGCCATCGTCGCCGAGGTAAGACATTTGCACGTcctaggggggggggggggagtgtcGTGGGGATTAAGGGGTTCTAGCGTGCTCCAATATTCATCAGCAATTAAGCCGTCGCCGGTGTACGGGAAGGGGATGGTACTCTCAACTGTGGATGGAACTCTGTTCGGCTAAGAAACCGACAAACGCAAGGCAATGGTAGTTACCCTGTCCATCTGCATGACTGACGTACGATTGCCATTCGGTGGCGGTCCAGTTATTTGTTATCCTACTGGAGTTGGATTGATAGATTTGTAGCTTTGCTTTGGAGTTCGCAGGCCATATTCTTTAATAAGACAACAGAAAGTTAAATATGGACTGTCCTTGAAAGCGGAATTGAACGATTGAATGTTGAACGTCACGCACCTGAGCGAGTGTGTTGAGGCGGCTCAATGCTGCCGTTGGTTTTGTTACACTTGAAAACACCTTCAATATGGATTTTAGTTGACTTTAGGAGTAATATTTGCAATGCATTAACCATTGAGCGTCACTTAACTGAACCGACAGAACTGAAAATGTTGGAAAGCGTCAAGCAAAATGATCCATGGCTACTAGATGACTTTTGTGCACAAACTTGACAGTTCTGGAATAACATTAATCGTACCTTTTGTTTACCACCTTTGCCATTCTCCACTGCACAGACGTGCACTCCGAGCAAGATGGCCGCCACCACCGGTAACTGGCTGGCCGATCTGACGCGCATTGAGTACTTTGGCGGTACGGAAATTACTGTCCCGATGGTGTGCCAGAAAATTGTCGCCTCCAACGGTAAGTTCCAATCAGGGACAGTAATGTCCTCCAACTTCAATTGCTAACCTaacttttcccccttttttaccTAATATCATGGACAGAAAA
Coding sequences within:
- the LOC120903003 gene encoding uncharacterized protein LOC120903003, producing MSKFYSIFMQMCVIAASMQTGLCIKCYNCDSTSNEECMDLKRNSAIVAETCTPSKMAATTGNWLADLTRIEYFGGTEITVPMVCQKIVASNENGDTMTYRGCQLDGGKTDPCQIAYGKAKLQRGVKIESCSICKDDACNGATRLAMGPTVWLLIGGSSLLALIGFTSRRQFL